In Bubalus bubalis isolate 160015118507 breed Murrah chromosome 3, NDDB_SH_1, whole genome shotgun sequence, a genomic segment contains:
- the LOC102416107 gene encoding transcription elongation factor A protein-like 4, giving the protein MEKLCSENEAKPENQGRMENKEQPLDAGKPGAACTKEDKETLENKGRTDHKGKTDEEVLKVKERPENETKPKEENPESQGKPVSEEKAKERKAESEGKPESEGKPVSEGKPKEDKAARDPREPRRPAGEDVPRKAKRKTNKGLAQCLKEYKEAIHDMHLSNEEMIREFDEMARVEDEVKKTRQKLGGFMWMQKSLQDPFHPRGPRELRGGCRALQRGFEDIPFV; this is encoded by the exons ATGGAAAAACTCTGCAGTGAAAATGAAGCAAAGCCTGAGAACCAAGGCAGGATGGAAAACAAAGAACAGCCACTGGATGCAGGAAAACCAGGAGCAGCTTGTACTAAGGAAGACAAGGAAACGTTAGAAAACAAGGGAAGGACAGATCACAAGGGAAAGACAGATGAGGAAGTATTAAAGGTTAAGGAAAGGCCAGAGAATGAGACAAAGCCAAAAGAAGAAAACCCAGAGAGCCAAGGAAAGCCAGTGAgtgaggaaaaagcaaaagaaagaaaagcagagagtgAGGGCAAGCCAGAGAGCGAGGGAAAGCCAGTGAGTGAGGGAAAACCAAAAGAAGACAAGGCAGCCAGGGATCCAAGGGAACCCAGG CGCCCAGCTGGGGAGGACGTACCCaggaaagccaaaagaaaaaccaACAAGGGGCTGGCTCAGTGTCTCAAGGAATACAAGGAGGCCATACATGATATGCATTTGAGCAATGAAGAGATGATAAGAGAATTTGATGAGATGGCCAGGGTAGAGGATGAGGTGAAGAAAACCAGACAGAAATTGGGGGGGTTTATGTGGATGCAAAAAAGTTTACAGGACCCCTTCCACCCAAGGGGCCCAAGGGAACTCAGGGGTGGCTGCAGGGCCCTGCAGAGGGGCTTTGAAGACATTCCTTTTGTGTAG